From the Thermoanaerobaculia bacterium genome, one window contains:
- a CDS encoding nitronate monooxygenase, whose translation MTGWPRIIQGGMGAGVSSWKLARAVSSLGQLGVISGIALDVILPRRLQDGDPDGSVRRALACFPITTMADRILEKFFIPGGKAADAPYATVPMHSLDSVRSLLELCIVGNFVEVYLAREGHDQPVGVNYLEKIQLPHLASIYGAMLAGAAFVLMGAGIPTKIPGVLDRFVHHEKATYDVTVTGTRDGETATLSFDPRDYVDIDLPPLRRPWFLSIVSSNVLATTMLRRANGSVDGFVVENPAAGGHNAPPRAKGLLDAEGQPVYGEKDAVDLRRIGELGKPFWIAGGMASQERLREALALGAAGVQVGTAFALCDESGLREDLRRELLRQSVDGATRVHTDPLASPTGFPFKVARIDDSLSEADVYEARDRVCDLGFLREAYRKEDRTIGFRCSAEPVELYGRKGGAVEDTFGRKCLCNALMANIGMGQLRHGLPELPLVTAGDDLRTIARFIPPGQETYSARDVVEKILGESAPAGPIAFQGHRSEYHWKPFHARRV comes from the coding sequence GCATGGGCGCCGGGGTCTCCTCGTGGAAGCTCGCGCGCGCCGTGTCCTCCCTCGGTCAGCTCGGCGTCATCTCGGGGATCGCGCTCGACGTCATCCTCCCCCGCCGCCTGCAGGACGGCGATCCGGACGGCAGCGTTCGCCGGGCCCTCGCGTGTTTTCCGATCACGACGATGGCGGACCGGATCCTCGAGAAGTTCTTCATCCCCGGAGGGAAGGCCGCCGACGCGCCGTACGCCACCGTCCCGATGCACTCGCTCGATTCCGTTCGCTCCCTGCTCGAGCTCTGCATCGTCGGCAACTTCGTCGAGGTGTATCTGGCGCGGGAAGGGCACGACCAGCCGGTCGGCGTGAACTACCTCGAAAAAATCCAGCTTCCGCATCTCGCGTCGATCTACGGGGCGATGCTCGCCGGCGCCGCATTCGTGCTGATGGGCGCCGGAATCCCGACGAAGATCCCGGGGGTCCTCGACCGGTTCGTCCATCACGAGAAGGCCACGTACGACGTGACGGTCACGGGGACGAGGGACGGGGAAACCGCCACACTTTCGTTCGACCCGCGCGACTACGTCGACATCGACCTGCCGCCGCTCCGGCGGCCCTGGTTTCTTTCGATCGTTTCCTCCAACGTGCTCGCGACGACGATGCTCCGCCGCGCCAACGGGTCCGTCGACGGGTTCGTCGTCGAGAATCCGGCCGCCGGCGGGCACAACGCCCCCCCGCGTGCCAAGGGGCTGCTCGACGCGGAAGGACAGCCCGTCTACGGCGAAAAGGACGCGGTCGACCTGCGCCGCATCGGCGAGCTCGGCAAACCGTTCTGGATCGCCGGCGGCATGGCGTCCCAGGAGCGTCTGCGCGAGGCTCTGGCGCTCGGCGCGGCCGGCGTGCAAGTCGGAACCGCCTTCGCGCTCTGCGACGAGTCGGGCCTGCGCGAAGACCTCCGCCGCGAGCTGTTGCGCCAGTCGGTGGACGGCGCCACGCGCGTTCACACGGACCCGCTCGCTTCGCCGACCGGATTTCCCTTCAAGGTCGCCCGGATCGACGACAGCCTCTCGGAAGCGGACGTGTACGAAGCGCGCGACCGTGTCTGCGACCTCGGGTTCCTCCGCGAGGCGTATCGCAAGGAGGACCGGACGATCGGTTTTCGCTGTTCCGCCGAGCCGGTCGAACTGTACGGGCGAAAGGGCGGGGCCGTCGAGGACACCTTCGGACGGAAATGCCTCTGCAACGCGCTCATGGCGAACATCGGCATGGGCCAGCTGCGGCACGGCCTGCCGGAATTGCCTCTCGTGACGGCCGGCGACGACCTGCGGACGATCGCGCGCTTCATCCCTCCCGGCCAGGAGACCTACTCGGCGCGCGACGTCGTCGAGAAGATCCTCGGCGAGAGCGCGCCCGCGGGGCCTATCGCTTTTCAA